The DNA region ATTTCACCGTCGCCATGTTGGCTGATCAACGCTTGTGTACCCGTTCCACGGTAGCCGAACAGCATCATCAACTGCTGCCCATGCCAAAATGCAAAAATCGCGTGCTGCCCTTCTCGATACAAGGCATCCACCGCCTCATGGCCGCCCGTTTCACACCGCATCGACCAGGCGACTCCGCGCATGAGGGCGGCCGCCACCGGAGGTAGGACCGAAAGCTTCAACCATTTCACGAAGGGCGAGTGTTTCATCGGTTCAGCGTGGCAACTCCTCGGATTGGAACTGCATCGTATGGAGCCGGTGATAGGTTCCGCCCTGTCGAAGCAATTCCTCGTGTGTCCCAATTTCAACAATGGCTCCGCGTTCCAAGACCACAATGCGATCGGCATTTTGGATCGTGGAGAGCCGATGCGCAATCACCAGAGTCGTCCGATTCTTCATCAGATTCGCGAGCGCCAATTGCACGATCCGTTCAGACTCCGTATCCAGCGCTGAAGTCGCCTCATCCAGAATCAACAGCGGCGGATCACGAAGAATGGCGCGAGCAATAGCCAGTCGTTGGCGCTCACCTCCCGATAACTTGAGCCCACGCTCCCCGATGACCGATTCATAGCCCTCAGGAAGACGGAGAATAAAGTCGTGGGCATACGCCAGTTTGGCAGCCTGCTCCACATCCGCTTGGCTCGCACCAGTCCGTCCGAACGCGATGTTTCGTCGGATGGCATCATCGAACAAGACGATTTCTTGGGAAACGATGCCAATATGCGCGCGCAGTGACTGCAACTCATATGAGGCCAACGGAAAGCCATCGATGAGAATGCGCCCAGCTGTCGGCTCATAAAACCGTGGCAGCAAACTCACCAATGAGGTCTTTCCACTCCCACTGCTCCCCACCAGGGCAATCACTTCACCCGGCTTAATGACCAGATCAATATCGGTCAGGGCGGAAATCGTGTGGTTCTCATAGCGCAAGGACACGCCCTGAAATTCAATGGCCTGCTTGATCCCCATCAACGGGGCTGTCCCGTGATCGTGAGACTGTTCCGTTTTCATGTCCAACATCTCAAAAACGCGTTCCGCCGCCGCCAGTGCCTGCTGAATCAAGTTGTTCGACCCCGACAACTTTCGAATCGGTGTATAGGCTAAAATCATAGCCGCCATAAACGAAAAGAACGCGCCGGGAGTCATCGTTCCGTTGATCACGAGATAACCACCATACCAGATCAGTGTGGCGACGCTGATCACACCGATAATTTCCATGTGGGAATGACCGATCGCCCACACTTGATTCGTTTTTAACGTCGTGGAGAGATAGGCGCGGTTCCGTTCTCGGAATCGCTCCCCTTCCGCATCTTCACGGCCAAAGGCTTTGACGACTCGGATACCCGCGAAGATTTCTTGCAGCGTCGACGACATGTCGCCCATCTGCTCTTGTCCGCTGGCAGCTAATTTCTTCAACCGTTTCCCCACACGCACCATCGTCAGGCCGGCCAGTGGAAGCACGATGAGGGAGATACCGGCCAATCTCCAATCCTGATAGAGGATGATCCCGACCATGGCGAGAAACGTGAGTGCATTCTGGAAGGTGTCTTTGACGACGTTCGAGGCTGCATTCGCCATCAATCCCACGTCGTTGACGACTCGAGAAACCAAGCGGCCGGAGGTGTTCGAATCATGAAACCCAACCGGCAACCGCATGAGCTGCTGAAACAACTCTTGGCGAATATCGGCCACCACTTGATTGCTGACATAGGCCATAAGATAGTTCACCCCATAGCTGAACACCGCCTTCACGGCCGCGATCCCCAACAGCGCCAAGGGCAAGACCAACAGCAGCCGTTCATCTTTTTCGATAAAGATGCCGTCGAGCACCGGGCGAGCTAGCCATGCGTACACCCCGGTCGAGAGCGCCACCAGGCCGGAGCACACAAACCCGCCCACAAACCTCGCCCGATATGGGCGGACATACTGCATAAGCCGTTTAAACCGCTCTACGCCCGACATACCGCCAACACCTTCTCCGCCGCTCTGATTGAGGCACCCGGTGCGCCTAGCGCGTCTCGTACCTGTGCCAAGCTCCGCTTCATTTCAGCATAGGCCGTAGGATCTTCTAAGATCCGTAAGGTCTCTTCATAGAGCCGCTGACCGGTGGCCTGATTCTGCAACAACTCCGGCACGACGGATCGACCTGCCACGAGATTGACAAGCCCGATCCATTTGACTCGCATAAAGAATCTCCCGATCCACCATTGCCATGCGCTGATGTGATAGAGCAGCACCATGGGGGTTCCCACCACGGCTGCTTGCAAAATTGCCGTACCCGACTTGACTAGTGCAAAATCGCAGACTGCCAGTACTTCACTGGTCTGTTCTTTTATCACGGTGATCGGCACTCGGTTCTGTTGGAGAAACGGCTGCAGCAGATTATCCTGAATCGTGGAGGCTTGCGCGAGGAGAAACTTCGTCCCTGGCTTATGCCGTGCCAATTTCTCCGCTGCTGACAGGAGGATCGGCAGCAGAACCTGTACTTCATGCGCCCGACTCCCCGGCAATAAAGCAATCACACGTTCCTGAGGGGAGAAGCCAAACTTGGCACGCAACGTCGCCCGATCATAAGACCCGCCGACTGCATCAAGTATGGGATGGCCGACAAACGTACATCGCATACCCGCTTTCTCAAAAAGCGGTTTTTCAAAAGGTAGAATCACCAAGACCTGATCGACTCGTTTTCTGATCCAGTACATCCGCCATGGTCCCCAGGCCCAGATCTGCGGCGCAATATAATAGAGTACGCGCAACCCAGCACTTTTTGCAAAATAGGCATACCGTAGGTTTAATCCTGGGTTATCGACAAAGATCACCAGATCCCATGGTTCGGACCTAAACAACCGCCGCATGAAGAAAAACCGTCTGACGATCGCCACCAACGCCAACGGTCCGACCATGCCCATCACATCGAACTGCCCCATCTTGCAGACTAATTGCACACCAGCCGCCTCCATTG from Candidatus Nitrospira nitrosa includes:
- the msbA gene encoding lipid A export permease/ATP-binding protein MsbA, with product MSGVERFKRLMQYVRPYRARFVGGFVCSGLVALSTGVYAWLARPVLDGIFIEKDERLLLVLPLALLGIAAVKAVFSYGVNYLMAYVSNQVVADIRQELFQQLMRLPVGFHDSNTSGRLVSRVVNDVGLMANAASNVVKDTFQNALTFLAMVGIILYQDWRLAGISLIVLPLAGLTMVRVGKRLKKLAASGQEQMGDMSSTLQEIFAGIRVVKAFGREDAEGERFRERNRAYLSTTLKTNQVWAIGHSHMEIIGVISVATLIWYGGYLVINGTMTPGAFFSFMAAMILAYTPIRKLSGSNNLIQQALAAAERVFEMLDMKTEQSHDHGTAPLMGIKQAIEFQGVSLRYENHTISALTDIDLVIKPGEVIALVGSSGSGKTSLVSLLPRFYEPTAGRILIDGFPLASYELQSLRAHIGIVSQEIVLFDDAIRRNIAFGRTGASQADVEQAAKLAYAHDFILRLPEGYESVIGERGLKLSGGERQRLAIARAILRDPPLLILDEATSALDTESERIVQLALANLMKNRTTLVIAHRLSTIQNADRIVVLERGAIVEIGTHEELLRQGGTYHRLHTMQFQSEELPR
- the lpxB gene encoding lipid-A-disaccharide synthase — translated: MARILIVTGEASGDLHGANLAKALKAQDPQVSLAGIGGAAMEAAGVQLVCKMGQFDVMGMVGPLALVAIVRRFFFMRRLFRSEPWDLVIFVDNPGLNLRYAYFAKSAGLRVLYYIAPQIWAWGPWRMYWIRKRVDQVLVILPFEKPLFEKAGMRCTFVGHPILDAVGGSYDRATLRAKFGFSPQERVIALLPGSRAHEVQVLLPILLSAAEKLARHKPGTKFLLAQASTIQDNLLQPFLQQNRVPITVIKEQTSEVLAVCDFALVKSGTAILQAAVVGTPMVLLYHISAWQWWIGRFFMRVKWIGLVNLVAGRSVVPELLQNQATGQRLYEETLRILEDPTAYAEMKRSLAQVRDALGAPGASIRAAEKVLAVCRA